The Cardiocondyla obscurior isolate alpha-2009 linkage group LG25, Cobs3.1, whole genome shotgun sequence genome has a segment encoding these proteins:
- the LOC139111786 gene encoding acylamino-acid-releasing enzyme isoform X1: MVQVKELVNLYKSLAAYPSLGSAQILGAKNGRLSIQGTWTQRNLERKTDQRFLQNYDLNSDLSPISLGFPVDITTELMSTLTKDEERKAILRQATIDNSTKQFIEIWDKQHFVKNYDLSALDVHGDVYTDAEFRSFEWSADNTKVLYIAEKKLPKSEPFYKQKSLDKKDKEKKENDEATVGNEYIHKPHWGEQLVGKHRPVVAVLDTTLDTITILSGIPDELSPGQVIWTKDQDVVGVAWKHEPLYLGLTACTNRYSWIFLLKNGEYRKLSDDGCAVHSPRISPDGNYLVWLQRKAGVVPHHNVHKLVLRDLRVEENHTVEIVEPVKTSKTINHNKQFYGIYGRLPRRCWSDDSQYFFFSTPQRNNIVSYIVNIITKDITEINNDKSSLAILDVKGDVIAFVNTSLTQPASLMVGRFKIDAANSGDISKIAITTPMKIHGFEEIIYEPNEYTYNNDDIIKQFNYIYFGPKGGKSQSVPFILIAHGGPHSNFANTFSLESAFFILAGFAIVLVNYRGSTGMGSATVEYLPGKVGNVDVKDCITATQDALKKYPWLDSKRIGLCGGSHGGFLVTHLSGQAPDLFKAVVAKNPVIDLSVMFGISDIPDCRNALTTEEIIAYLHNVCIVEAGLLCNIISGPWPEDIDMLVKMRKCSPIIHVDKVKAPTLVCIGTKDLRVPCSQGTMWYNRLNINKVKTKMLVYDDNHQLSSASAEIDHIINDCLWLLEHTSKEFEDKK; this comes from the exons ATGGTTCAG gtgaaggaattggtgaaccTATATAAATCGCTAGCTGCATATCCATCTTTAGGCAGTGCACAGATTCTAGGTGCTAAGAATGGCAGATTGTCCATACAGGGTACATGGACACAGAGGAATCTAGAGAGAAAAACAGACCAACGTTTTTTACAGAATTATGATTTAAATTCAGACTTATCTCCAATTTCTCTTGGGTTTCCAGTTGATATTACTACAGA GTTGATGTCCACTCTGACAAAAGATGAAGAACGTAAGGCTATATTGCGTCAAGCTACTATTGATAATTCCACAAAACAATTTATAGAAATCTGGGATAAGcaacattttgtaaaaaattatgactTGTCTGCTCTGGATGTTCATGGTGACGTTTACACTGATG ctGAATTTCGTTCATTTGAATGGTCAGCAGATAATACCAAGGTTCTGTACATAGCAGAAAAGAAGCTTCCTAAGTCAGAGCCATTTTATAAGCAAAAATCATTAGATAAGAAAGAtaaggagaaaaaagagaatgaTGAAGCAACAGtg gGTAATGAATATATTCATAAACCACATTGGGGAGAGCAATTAGTAGGTAAACACCGACCTGTCGTTGCTGTTCTTGATACAACATTAGATAccattacaattttatctGGAATACCAGATGAGCTTTCTCCTGGTCAAGTAATTTGGACAAAAGATCAGGACGTAGTCGGTGTTGCTTGGAAACATGAACCATTATACTTGGGTCTTACTGCATGTACTAATAGATATTCTTggatatttttacttaaaaatggAGAATATC GAAAATTATCTGATGACGGATGTGCTGTACACAGTCCCAGAATCAGCCCTGATGGAAATTATCTCGTGTGGTTACAGAGAAAAGCAGGTGTCGTTCCTCATCATAATGTGCACAAGCTAGTATTACGAGATTTGAGAGTGGAGGAAAatcat ACTGTTGAGATCGTGGAACCAGTAAAAACAAGTAAAACAATTAATCATAACAAACAGTTTTACGGAATATATGGTCGTTTACCTCGTCGTTGTTGGAGTGACGACtctcaatacttttttttcagtaCGCCTCAGAGAAATAATATCGTCTCATATATCGTGAATATAA taaCAAAAGACATTACTGAGATAAATAACGACAAAAGTAGTCTTGCTATACTAGATGTAAAAGGAGATGTAATCGCGTTTGTGAATACTTCTTTAACACAACCTGCTAGTCTAATGGTAGGTCGTTTTAAGATTGATGCAGCAAATAGTGGTGATATTTCCAAGATTGCGATTACAACACCAATGAAAATACATGGCTTCgaagaaattatatatgaaCCTAATGAATACACTTACAATAACGATGATATTATAA agcAATTTAACTATATTTATTTCGGTCCGAAAGGTGGAAAAAGTCAGTCGGTACCTTTTATACTTATAGCACATGGAGGACCTCACAgcaattttgcaaatacaTTTTCTCTCGAATCTGCTTTCTTTATATTAGcag GTTTTGCGATAGTACTAGTGAACTATCGTGGTTCTACGGGAATGGGTAGCGCGACAGTTGAGTATCTTCCAGGAAAAGTCGGGAATGTGGATGTGAAAGATTGCATAACTGCCACACAGGATGCACTTAAGAAATATCCTTGGCTGGATTCTAAGCGTATAGGTCTCTGTGGTGGGTCTCACGGTGGATTCTTGGTAACACATTTGAGTGGACAAGCTCCA GATCTGTTTAAAGCAGTAGTTGCAAAAAATCCAGTGATCGACCTCTCCGTCATGTTCGGTATATCCGACATTCCAGACtg TCGCAATGCTCTAACTACGGAAGAAATTATAGCGTATCTTCATAATGT GTGTATTGTAGAGGCAGGTCttttatgcaatattatttctgGTCCGTGGCCCGAAGACATTGACATGCTTGTTAAAATGAGGAAATGCTCACCTATTATACATGTTGATAAAGTCAAGGCACCAACATTAGTCTGCATTGGAACGAAAGATCTACGAGTACCATGTTCTCAAGGAACAATGTGGTACAACCGCCTCAacattaataaagtaaaaactAA AATGCTTGTGTACGATGATAATCATCAGTTATCATCTGCTTCAGCTGAAATTGATCACATTATCAACGATTGCTTATGGTTACTGGAACACACGTCCAAAGAATTTgaagacaaaaaataa
- the LOC139111786 gene encoding acylamino-acid-releasing enzyme isoform X2, whose translation MVQVKELVNLYKSLAAYPSLGSAQILGAKNGRLSIQGTWTQRNLERKTDQRFLQNYDLNSDLSPISLGFPVDITTELMSTLTKDEERKAILRQATIDNSTKQFIEIWDKQHFVKNYDLSALDVHGDVYTDAEFRSFEWSADNTKVLYIAEKKLPKSEPFYKQKSLDKKDKEKKENDEATVGNEYIHKPHWGEQLVGKHRPVVAVLDTTLDTITILSGIPDELSPGQVIWTKDQDVVGVAWKHEPLYLGLTACTNRYSWIFLLKNGEYRKLSDDGCAVHSPRISPDGNYLVWLQRKAGVVPHHNVHKLVLRDLRVEENHTVEIVEPVKTSKTINHNKQFYGIYGRLPRRCWSDDSQYFFFSTPQRNNIVSYIVNIITKDITEINNDKSSLAILDVKGDVIAFVNTSLTQPASLMVGRFKIDAANSGDISKIAITTPMKIHGFEEIIYEPNEYTYNNDDIIKQFNYIYFGPKGGKSQSVPFILIAHGGPHSNFANTFSLESAFFILAGFAIVLVNYRGSTGMGSATVEYLPGKVGNVDVKDCITATQDALKKYPWLDSKRIGLCGGSHGGFLVTHLSGQAPDLFKAVVAKNPVIDLSVMFGISDIPDWCIVEAGLLCNIISGPWPEDIDMLVKMRKCSPIIHVDKVKAPTLVCIGTKDLRVPCSQGTMWYNRLNINKVKTKMLVYDDNHQLSSASAEIDHIINDCLWLLEHTSKEFEDKK comes from the exons ATGGTTCAG gtgaaggaattggtgaaccTATATAAATCGCTAGCTGCATATCCATCTTTAGGCAGTGCACAGATTCTAGGTGCTAAGAATGGCAGATTGTCCATACAGGGTACATGGACACAGAGGAATCTAGAGAGAAAAACAGACCAACGTTTTTTACAGAATTATGATTTAAATTCAGACTTATCTCCAATTTCTCTTGGGTTTCCAGTTGATATTACTACAGA GTTGATGTCCACTCTGACAAAAGATGAAGAACGTAAGGCTATATTGCGTCAAGCTACTATTGATAATTCCACAAAACAATTTATAGAAATCTGGGATAAGcaacattttgtaaaaaattatgactTGTCTGCTCTGGATGTTCATGGTGACGTTTACACTGATG ctGAATTTCGTTCATTTGAATGGTCAGCAGATAATACCAAGGTTCTGTACATAGCAGAAAAGAAGCTTCCTAAGTCAGAGCCATTTTATAAGCAAAAATCATTAGATAAGAAAGAtaaggagaaaaaagagaatgaTGAAGCAACAGtg gGTAATGAATATATTCATAAACCACATTGGGGAGAGCAATTAGTAGGTAAACACCGACCTGTCGTTGCTGTTCTTGATACAACATTAGATAccattacaattttatctGGAATACCAGATGAGCTTTCTCCTGGTCAAGTAATTTGGACAAAAGATCAGGACGTAGTCGGTGTTGCTTGGAAACATGAACCATTATACTTGGGTCTTACTGCATGTACTAATAGATATTCTTggatatttttacttaaaaatggAGAATATC GAAAATTATCTGATGACGGATGTGCTGTACACAGTCCCAGAATCAGCCCTGATGGAAATTATCTCGTGTGGTTACAGAGAAAAGCAGGTGTCGTTCCTCATCATAATGTGCACAAGCTAGTATTACGAGATTTGAGAGTGGAGGAAAatcat ACTGTTGAGATCGTGGAACCAGTAAAAACAAGTAAAACAATTAATCATAACAAACAGTTTTACGGAATATATGGTCGTTTACCTCGTCGTTGTTGGAGTGACGACtctcaatacttttttttcagtaCGCCTCAGAGAAATAATATCGTCTCATATATCGTGAATATAA taaCAAAAGACATTACTGAGATAAATAACGACAAAAGTAGTCTTGCTATACTAGATGTAAAAGGAGATGTAATCGCGTTTGTGAATACTTCTTTAACACAACCTGCTAGTCTAATGGTAGGTCGTTTTAAGATTGATGCAGCAAATAGTGGTGATATTTCCAAGATTGCGATTACAACACCAATGAAAATACATGGCTTCgaagaaattatatatgaaCCTAATGAATACACTTACAATAACGATGATATTATAA agcAATTTAACTATATTTATTTCGGTCCGAAAGGTGGAAAAAGTCAGTCGGTACCTTTTATACTTATAGCACATGGAGGACCTCACAgcaattttgcaaatacaTTTTCTCTCGAATCTGCTTTCTTTATATTAGcag GTTTTGCGATAGTACTAGTGAACTATCGTGGTTCTACGGGAATGGGTAGCGCGACAGTTGAGTATCTTCCAGGAAAAGTCGGGAATGTGGATGTGAAAGATTGCATAACTGCCACACAGGATGCACTTAAGAAATATCCTTGGCTGGATTCTAAGCGTATAGGTCTCTGTGGTGGGTCTCACGGTGGATTCTTGGTAACACATTTGAGTGGACAAGCTCCA GATCTGTTTAAAGCAGTAGTTGCAAAAAATCCAGTGATCGACCTCTCCGTCATGTTCGGTATATCCGACATTCCAGACtg GTGTATTGTAGAGGCAGGTCttttatgcaatattatttctgGTCCGTGGCCCGAAGACATTGACATGCTTGTTAAAATGAGGAAATGCTCACCTATTATACATGTTGATAAAGTCAAGGCACCAACATTAGTCTGCATTGGAACGAAAGATCTACGAGTACCATGTTCTCAAGGAACAATGTGGTACAACCGCCTCAacattaataaagtaaaaactAA AATGCTTGTGTACGATGATAATCATCAGTTATCATCTGCTTCAGCTGAAATTGATCACATTATCAACGATTGCTTATGGTTACTGGAACACACGTCCAAAGAATTTgaagacaaaaaataa
- the LOC139111792 gene encoding uncharacterized protein isoform X2, which produces MARKTWVIHLLIMIAFLCSCACYQHYADYSLEQEQICHFLNKKHVLNLPNGTAAIVTPHHMFDHWVVNNDRRCTFVFKTREREGLFAVIHKMSFRRDKKGCIDYVRFKRSDGHSTQKFCGNVNLLLSPISESYLDSPENADRPRDYNVFAEYDPIDSGWNSKSSSIETEIFISRDELPAGQSLDLTLVYTPFKDCAQTNPEKYSQLGFDKCIRKEYMCDKIFNCHPNICSDEKSQKLCWSSDCAGPNACSRPTSFPGEDGGQGSNRGVPTAPMLEVAVSSPVADKDLPPSYDSLFPEQSNPARS; this is translated from the exons ATGGCCCGAAAAACATGGGTCATCCACCTTCTGATCATGATCGCGTTCCTGTGCTCGTGCGCATGTTACCAACATTACGCCGACT aCAGCCTCGAACAAGAGCAAATCTGTCACTTCCTAAATAAAAAGCATGTGCTCAATCTGCCCAACGGTACCGCGGCGATTGTCACACCGCATCACATGTTTGACCATTGGGTCGTCAACAATGATCGTCGCTGTACATTTGTTTTTAAGaccagagagagagaaggccTTTTTGCGGTTATTCATAAGATGTCTTTCCGTCGCGATAAGAAGGGGTGTATCGATTACGTACGG TTCAAGAGAAGTGATGGCCATAGCACACAGAAGTTCTGTGGAAATGTAAATCTTCTTCTGTCACCAATTTCCGAGTCTTATTTGGATTCACCGGAGAACGCTGATCGACCGCGCGATTATAACGTATTTGCAGAATATGATCCCATTGATTCAGGTTGGAATTCAAAGAGTTCTTCAATAGAAACTGAAATATTCATTTCCCGCGATGAACTGCCAGCGGGACAATCTCTAGATCTTACTTTAGTGTATACTCCATTCAAAG attgcGCGCAAACAAATCCTGAGAAATACAGCCAGCTTGGATTTGATAAATGCATTCGGAAAGAGTATATGTGTGACAAGATCTTCAATTGTCATCCCAATATATGTTCAGATGAA AAGTCACAAAAATTGTGTTGGTCGTCGGATTGTGCTGGTCCGAATGCGTGCTCGCGGCCAACTTCTTTTCCAGGCGAAGATGGAGGCCAAGGATCCAATCGCGGAGTACCAACAGCCCCTATGTTGGAAGTAGCGGTGTCCTCGCCTGTCGCTGATAAAGATCTGCCACCCAGTTACGACTCGTTGTTTCCCGAACAAAGTAATCCCGCAAGATCGTAA
- the LOC139111792 gene encoding uncharacterized protein isoform X1 yields the protein MARKTWVIHLLIMIAFLCSCACYQHYADYSLEQEQICHFLNKKHVLNLPNGTAAIVTPHHMFDHWVVNNDRRCTFVFKTREREGLFAVIHKMSFRRDKKGCIDYVRFKRSDGHSTQKFCGNVNLLLSPISESYLDSPENADRPRDYNVFAEYDPIDSGWNSKSSSIETEIFISRDELPAGQSLDLTLVYTPFKDCAQTNPEKYSQLGFDKCIRKEYMCDKIFNCHPNICSDEVSCVYDRFPKDDTATKVTVGAVTTMILCFIIFVMCLWICKKSQKLCWSSDCAGPNACSRPTSFPGEDGGQGSNRGVPTAPMLEVAVSSPVADKDLPPSYDSLFPEQSNPARS from the exons ATGGCCCGAAAAACATGGGTCATCCACCTTCTGATCATGATCGCGTTCCTGTGCTCGTGCGCATGTTACCAACATTACGCCGACT aCAGCCTCGAACAAGAGCAAATCTGTCACTTCCTAAATAAAAAGCATGTGCTCAATCTGCCCAACGGTACCGCGGCGATTGTCACACCGCATCACATGTTTGACCATTGGGTCGTCAACAATGATCGTCGCTGTACATTTGTTTTTAAGaccagagagagagaaggccTTTTTGCGGTTATTCATAAGATGTCTTTCCGTCGCGATAAGAAGGGGTGTATCGATTACGTACGG TTCAAGAGAAGTGATGGCCATAGCACACAGAAGTTCTGTGGAAATGTAAATCTTCTTCTGTCACCAATTTCCGAGTCTTATTTGGATTCACCGGAGAACGCTGATCGACCGCGCGATTATAACGTATTTGCAGAATATGATCCCATTGATTCAGGTTGGAATTCAAAGAGTTCTTCAATAGAAACTGAAATATTCATTTCCCGCGATGAACTGCCAGCGGGACAATCTCTAGATCTTACTTTAGTGTATACTCCATTCAAAG attgcGCGCAAACAAATCCTGAGAAATACAGCCAGCTTGGATTTGATAAATGCATTCGGAAAGAGTATATGTGTGACAAGATCTTCAATTGTCATCCCAATATATGTTCAGATGAAGTAAGTTGCGTCTACGATCGATTTCCAAAGGATGATACTGCCACAAAAGTCACAGTAGGAGCAGTCACCACCATGATCCtatgtttcattattttcgttATGTGTCTATGGATCTGCAAGAAGTCACAAAAATTGTGTTGGTCGTCGGATTGTGCTGGTCCGAATGCGTGCTCGCGGCCAACTTCTTTTCCAGGCGAAGATGGAGGCCAAGGATCCAATCGCGGAGTACCAACAGCCCCTATGTTGGAAGTAGCGGTGTCCTCGCCTGTCGCTGATAAAGATCTGCCACCCAGTTACGACTCGTTGTTTCCCGAACAAAGTAATCCCGCAAGATCGTAA
- the LOC139111793 gene encoding tRNA (guanine-N(7)-)-methyltransferase → MSTTLALPQKKYYRQRAHSNPIADHCIEYPIKPDLMDWSTLYPQYFQTSMEHVPEIQKRVEFADIGCGYGGLLVTLSPMFPDNLILGMEIRIKVSNYVINRIAALRSQNPGQYQNIACLRTNAMKYLPNYFYKGQLKKMFFLYPDPHFKKSKHKWRIINKSLLAEYAYVLAEGAVVYTVTDVEDLHKWIVQHFQEHPLFEEVTKQDLAADPIVEKLYESTEEGKKVTRNKGNKFLAVFKRIIDPSVARNS, encoded by the exons ATGTCGACGACGTTGGCATTGCCTCAAAAGAAGTATTATAGACAACGCGCACATTCAAATCCCATAGCCGATCACTGTATTGAATA CCCGATAAAACCAGATTTAATGGACTGGAGCACTTTATATCCCCAATACTTCCAAACCAGCATGGAACACGTGCCAGAGATACAGAAACGTGTAGAATTTGCCGACATTGGTTGTGGCTATGGAGGGTTGCtgg TTACCTTGTCTCCTATGTTCCCGGATAATCTGATACTTGGTATGgaaattagaataaaagtatcaaattatgttataaatcGGATTGCTGCCTTACGGTCACAAAATCCTGGCCAGTACCAAAACATCGCCTGCCTAAGAACAAACGCTATGAAATATTtgccaaattatttttacaaaggacaa ctAAAGAAGATGTTTTTCCTGTACCCAGATCCACATTTCAAAAAGTCGAAACATAAATGGAGAATTATAAACAAATCACTGCTGGCAGAGTACGCCTATGTTTTAGCTGAAGGA GCCGTTGTGTATACTGTAACAGATGTGGAAGATCTACATAAATGGATAGTTCAACACTTTCAAGAGCATCCACTGTTTGAAGAAGTTACCAAGCAGGATTTG GCAGCAGATCCAATAGtggaaaaattatacgaaagcACTGAAGAAGGCAAGAAAGTGACAAGGAacaaaggaaataaatttttagctgTATTTAAGAGGATCATAGATCCTTCTGTTGCAAGAAATAGTTAA